Proteins encoded by one window of Chryseobacterium aquaeductus:
- a CDS encoding sensor histidine kinase, with product MNEIKFTYIIAIVLMMFFVAFIILIVVLYNRRQLFFIQQQQLKESEYQNQLLQKELEKQKSIEKERERISHDMHDDLGAGISALKLHAEFLKQKAEDEDLKTDINELLKTSEEMSISMREMLWSLNSGNDTVGSFVEYAKLYAQNFLKKTKIQLIVEDESTIFETTITTEQRRNLFLCLKEALNNAYKHSQSDQLKLSFIQKDKEFLMKISDNGVGFSQGKADGNGLRNMKQRMQEQNGHCDVTTENGTHLFFRIDLQSN from the coding sequence ATGAATGAAATAAAATTCACTTACATCATAGCGATTGTATTAATGATGTTTTTTGTAGCATTCATTATATTAATAGTGGTTTTATATAACAGAAGACAATTATTCTTTATACAACAACAGCAACTCAAAGAATCCGAATACCAAAATCAACTCCTTCAAAAAGAACTCGAAAAGCAAAAGTCTATTGAAAAAGAACGTGAGCGTATTTCTCATGACATGCATGACGATCTTGGAGCTGGAATCTCTGCATTAAAGCTCCATGCAGAATTTTTGAAACAAAAAGCAGAAGATGAAGATTTAAAAACAGATATCAATGAGCTTCTGAAAACTTCTGAAGAAATGAGTATTTCAATGAGAGAAATGCTATGGAGTTTAAATTCAGGAAATGATACCGTAGGAAGCTTTGTGGAATATGCCAAATTGTACGCCCAAAATTTTCTTAAAAAAACAAAAATCCAGCTGATTGTTGAAGATGAAAGTACAATTTTTGAAACAACAATCACCACGGAGCAAAGGCGAAATCTGTTTTTATGTTTGAAAGAAGCACTGAACAATGCCTATAAACATAGTCAATCTGATCAACTAAAACTTTCGTTCATACAAAAGGATAAAGAATTTCTGATGAAAATTTCTGATAACGGAGTAGGATTCAGTCAAGGAAAAGCCGACGGAAACGGACTGCGAAATATGAAACAGCGAATGCAGGAGCAAAACGGACATTGCGACGTTACCACAGAAAACGGAACCCATTTATTTTTCAGAATAGATTTACAATCAAATTAA
- a CDS encoding response regulator transcription factor, producing the protein MSISIAIVEDEKNYNNALKKVIDYQIDMKVVAQFFDGSAALLKLSDISPDVVMMDIQLQDMLGIDIIGKLKKNLPNTNFIMCTSFEDDEMIFNSLKAGAMGYLIKGESMDKILSSIRDVYNGGAPMSFSIARRVLNHFEKKSIEVKDFEKLTKRETEIVQLLSQGLLYKEIADKIFVSIDTVKKHVGNIYRKLQVGNKVEAINKFNNLKY; encoded by the coding sequence ATGAGTATTTCCATTGCCATAGTAGAAGACGAAAAAAACTACAACAATGCGTTGAAGAAAGTGATTGATTACCAAATTGATATGAAAGTAGTCGCTCAGTTTTTTGACGGTAGTGCGGCTCTTTTAAAATTATCAGATATTTCTCCGGACGTCGTAATGATGGATATCCAACTTCAGGATATGCTCGGTATTGACATTATTGGCAAGCTGAAAAAAAATCTGCCCAATACAAATTTCATTATGTGTACAAGCTTTGAAGATGACGAGATGATTTTCAATTCTCTCAAAGCTGGTGCAATGGGTTATCTCATAAAGGGTGAAAGTATGGATAAAATTCTCTCTTCAATCCGTGATGTTTACAACGGCGGTGCTCCGATGAGTTTTTCAATTGCCAGAAGAGTTTTGAATCATTTTGAAAAAAAATCTATTGAAGTAAAAGATTTCGAAAAGCTTACAAAACGTGAAACCGAAATTGTGCAACTATTGTCGCAAGGTCTTTTATATAAAGAAATTGCTGATAAGATATTTGTAAGCATCGATACCGTAAAAAAACACGTTGGAAATATCTACAGAAAGCTTCAGGTAGGTAATAAAGTAGAAGCTATAAATAAATTTAATAACCTTAAATACTAA
- the rplQ gene encoding 50S ribosomal protein L17 yields MRHGKKFNHLGRTASHRSALLSNMACSLIEHKRINTTVAKAKALRVYVEPLLTKAKEDTTHNRRIVFSYLQSKEAVTELFRTVAPKIAERNGGYTRIIKTGFRPGDAADTALIELVDFNELYNPNAEEKKTTRRSRRSASTAKVAVEATPAVEEKVEEPKAESTDSTEEKAGE; encoded by the coding sequence ATGAGACACGGTAAAAAATTCAATCACTTAGGAAGAACAGCTTCTCACAGAAGCGCGTTACTTTCTAATATGGCTTGTTCTCTAATTGAGCATAAAAGAATCAACACTACTGTAGCTAAAGCGAAAGCTTTAAGAGTATACGTTGAGCCTCTATTAACAAAAGCAAAAGAAGATACTACACACAACAGAAGAATTGTTTTTTCATATCTTCAAAGTAAAGAAGCGGTTACTGAATTATTCAGAACTGTAGCTCCGAAAATCGCTGAAAGAAACGGTGGTTATACGAGAATCATCAAGACTGGTTTCAGACCTGGTGATGCTGCAGATACTGCTCTTATCGAGTTAGTTGATTTCAATGAGCTTTATAATCCTAATGCTGAGGAGAAGAAGACGACAAGAAGAAGTAGAAGATCTGCTTCTACTGCAAAAGTAGCTGTTGAAGCAACTCCGGCAGTAGAGGAGAAAGTTGAAGAGCCTAAGGCAGAATCAACTGATTCTACAGAAGAAAAAGCTGGTGAATAA
- a CDS encoding DNA-directed RNA polymerase subunit alpha codes for MAILQFIKPDKVILLNSDEFKGQFEFRPLEPGFGLTIGNALRRVLLSSLEGYAISSIKIEGVEHEFSTIPGVIEDVTEIILNLKQVRLKATAENQTNEQVVAKVSGQTVITAGDLGKSINGFEILNPELMICNLNSDVTFEITFNVEKGRGYVPSDQNKSNNAPVGTIAIDSIFTPIKKVQYSIENYRVEQKTDYEKLVLDIETDGSISPQNALTEASKILIYHFMLFSDERITLETEAVKASIQYDEETLHTRQLLKSKLADMDLSVRALNCLKAAEVETLGELVSYSKSDLMKFRNFGKKSLTELEELVHSKGLNFGFDVAKYKLDADN; via the coding sequence ATGGCAATTTTACAATTCATAAAACCCGATAAAGTAATTCTACTTAACTCTGATGAATTTAAAGGTCAATTCGAATTCAGACCTTTAGAACCAGGTTTCGGGCTTACAATCGGTAATGCTTTGAGAAGAGTGTTGCTTTCTTCTCTGGAAGGATACGCTATTTCATCTATCAAAATAGAAGGTGTAGAGCACGAATTTTCAACGATTCCAGGAGTAATTGAAGACGTTACCGAAATTATTCTTAACCTTAAGCAGGTGAGATTAAAAGCTACGGCAGAAAACCAAACTAACGAACAGGTTGTTGCTAAAGTTTCCGGTCAAACTGTAATTACTGCTGGTGATTTAGGTAAATCAATCAACGGTTTTGAGATTCTTAATCCAGAATTGATGATCTGTAACTTAAACTCAGATGTAACTTTCGAAATCACGTTTAATGTAGAAAAGGGAAGAGGGTATGTACCTTCAGACCAAAACAAGTCAAACAATGCTCCCGTAGGAACTATTGCTATCGACTCTATTTTTACGCCAATCAAGAAAGTGCAGTATAGCATTGAAAATTATCGTGTAGAGCAAAAAACAGACTACGAAAAATTAGTATTAGATATTGAAACTGACGGTTCTATAAGCCCTCAGAATGCTTTAACTGAAGCTTCTAAGATATTGATTTATCACTTCATGTTGTTCTCTGATGAGAGAATAACTTTAGAAACTGAAGCTGTAAAGGCATCTATCCAATACGATGAGGAAACTCTTCACACAAGACAACTTCTTAAGTCTAAATTAGCAGATATGGATCTTTCTGTAAGAGCCCTAAACTGTCTGAAAGCGGCTGAAGTTGAAACATTGGGAGAATTGGTTTCTTACAGTAAGTCTGATTTGATGAAATTCAGAAATTTTGGTAAAAAATCTTTGACAGAACTAGAAGAATTAGTGCATTCAAAAGGTCTTAACTTCGGTTTCGACGTTGCAAAATATAAATTAGACGCTGATAATTAA
- the rpsD gene encoding 30S ribosomal protein S4, whose protein sequence is MARYIGPKTKIARKFGAAIYGDDKNFEKRKNQPPGQHGVNKRRGAKKSEYAVQLMEKQKAKYTYGILERQFANLFEKAHRSKGVTGEVLLQLCESRLDNVVYRLGFAKTRAGARQLTSHRHITVNGEILNIPSYLVKAGDVIAVREKSKSLEVITDSLASKANYEWLQFNDEKKQGTFVSAPERIQIPEDIKEQLIVELYSK, encoded by the coding sequence ATGGCAAGATATATTGGACCAAAAACTAAGATTGCTAGAAAGTTTGGCGCTGCAATCTACGGAGATGATAAAAACTTCGAGAAAAGAAAAAACCAACCGCCAGGACAACATGGCGTTAACAAAAGAAGAGGAGCAAAGAAGTCTGAGTACGCTGTCCAGTTGATGGAAAAGCAGAAAGCTAAATATACTTATGGTATTTTAGAAAGACAGTTTGCTAACTTATTCGAAAAAGCACACAGAAGTAAAGGTGTAACAGGTGAAGTTTTATTACAACTTTGCGAATCAAGATTAGATAACGTTGTATACAGATTAGGTTTTGCTAAAACCAGAGCAGGTGCAAGACAGTTGACTTCTCACAGACATATTACAGTGAATGGTGAGATCCTTAACATCCCTTCTTATTTGGTAAAAGCAGGTGACGTAATTGCTGTGAGAGAGAAATCAAAATCTCTTGAGGTAATTACTGATTCTTTAGCTTCTAAGGCAAACTATGAGTGGTTACAATTCAACGATGAGAAAAAGCAAGGTACTTTCGTATCTGCTCCTGAAAGAATCCAAATCCCGGAAGACATCAAGGAACAGCTTATCGTCGAACTTTACTCTAAATAA